DNA from Thioalbus denitrificans:
CCCGGACGCAAGACCGATCCGGGGCCGGCCTTCGACTGGCGCCGGCTGCATGCCCTGCTGGAACCGCACCGGCCGGTCCTGGCCCGGGCGACGGACACCAACCCGACGGAATAAGGATTGATGACCACGACCATCGATTTCATCCGCCACGGCGAGCCCGTGGGCGGCAGCCGCTATCGCGGTGGCGGCGTGGACGACCCGCTGAGTGAGAATGGCTGGGCCCAGATGCGGGCGGCGGTCGGCAACCACCGCCCCTGGCAGGCCATCTACACCTCGCCGCTGGTTCGCTGCCGGGCCTTTGCCGAGGAACTTGCCGCCCGCCATGGCGTGCCGCTGCGGGTGGATGAGCGCCTGCGCGAGATCGGTTACGGTGAGTGGGAAGGCCGTTCCCATGCCGAGGTGCAGGCCGAGGATCCCGGGCTGCGCAAGCGCCTGTGGCTCGACCCGGTGGTGTTCATGCCCCCGGGCGCC
Protein-coding regions in this window:
- a CDS encoding histidine phosphatase family protein, coding for MTTTIDFIRHGEPVGGSRYRGGGVDDPLSENGWAQMRAAVGNHRPWQAIYTSPLVRCRAFAEELAARHGVPLRVDERLREIGYGEWEGRSHAEVQAEDPGLRKRLWLDPVVFMPPGAESLESARARMTGTWEDILDQHPGQHVLVVAHAGVIRMLLSQMLGMPLERLFSFSVSYAALSRVAVDAIDGARLQRLLFHGASRLPESAP